In a genomic window of Ranitomeya imitator isolate aRanImi1 chromosome 5, aRanImi1.pri, whole genome shotgun sequence:
- the LOC138637949 gene encoding taste receptor type 2 member 1-like, translating into MFELNPDTEEETMTLSTFLLILNCFLIFLGLILNLFIVMMNIIWWLKGKILQPVDIIMTSLGSARIILLFIYLFLASVIEMLTDLVGHSKNISSIITAILFVAFCSLWWGTILGAFYCVKITTYRNQLFMKLKMNISNMVPWMLIGSMIISSFSSLPCLWSTFSMKFSNTRNENISNNVTRQRYHAKYLNLLFINFAGTIIPLFIFCVSIYLLIASVVKHTKNMKDSSGSSKPQLEAHKNAIINMASFLFLYLIFFVSSHLMFLGFYIKDQIFIFLCCIGLSSYPSLHSILLIVSNAKLKRSVLSASHAIQSNMFSIWISMKASVCVNKLH; encoded by the coding sequence ATGTTCGAACTAAATCCAGACACTGAAGAGGAAACCATGACTTTAAGCACATTTCTGCTGATTCTAAATTGTTTCTTGATTTTTCTGGGTTTGATTCTTAATCTTTTCATTGTGATGATGAACATAATTTGGTGGCTAAAAGGTAAAATCCTTCAACCCGTTGACATTATCATGACCAGCCTGGGATCTGCGAGGATCAtacttctatttatctatctcttcTTGGCTTCAGTTATAGAAATGCTTACAGATTTGGTTGGCCACTCTAAAAATATTTCAAGTATCATTACTGCCATATTATTTGTAGCCTTCTGCAGCTTGTGGTGGGGTACCATCCTTGGGGCGTTCTACTGTGTCAAGATCACGACCTACagaaaccagttattcatgaagcTCAAGATGAACATCTCAAACATGGTCCCTTGGATGCTCATCGGGTCTATGATCATTTCTTCTTTCTCCAGTTTGCCGTGTCTATGGAGCACATTTTCCATGAAATTCTCTAATACCAGAAATGAAAACATCAGCAATAACGTAACAAGACAACGATACCATGCGAAATACCTGAATTTACTCTTCATCAACTTTGCTGGCACCATAATACCGCTCTTTATATTTTGTGTTTCCATTTATCTCCTGATTGCCTCAGTTGTAAAACACACAAAGAATATGAAAGACAGTTCAGGATCTTCTAAGCCTCAACTGGAAGCCCATAAAAATGCGATCATAAACATGGCGTCATTTTTGTTCTTATACCTTATTTTCTTCGTAAGCTCACACTTGATGTTTTTGGGCTTTTACATTAAAGATCAAATCTTTATTTTCCTTTGTTGTATTGGTCTCTCCTCCTACCCAAGTCTTCACTCCATCCTGCTGATAGTCAGCAATGCAAAACTTAAGAGATCCGTTCTATCGGCTTCGCATGCTATCCAATCAAACATGTTTTCTATCTGGATTTCTATGAAGGCTTCTGTTTGTGTGAACAAGTTACATTAG